One window of the Natrinema sp. CBA1119 genome contains the following:
- a CDS encoding SMP-30/gluconolactonase/LRE family protein, with amino-acid sequence MTIDNTTEPTTGTDSRASVSRRFILGSIAATSALASLPTGAFGRQDDAAGDLETIAEFEPPALPENLAIDERGTVYLSMGPSGEIRAVDSEGNQSSVATLDTGDQGLLLGVTVLDGTLYAANGSGQRETHGIWRVDPEDGDPERIASLSPDESMPNGIMPDPATSDALLVSDHLGGAIWRVTTDGEAEPWVSDPLLEPDMDAQTPVGADGLAVHPDGDVYVDNLNAGSVMRVPVADDGSAGEVEQVVQDEGLVGADGMTIDEDGTLYVAVNAANEVVRVTDDQEIETLAGGDPLDFPADVHFGTTEETATSLYIANFAYGTFLEDEAAAEPSLARVDVGTAGYFPETTGETPDTDERDDSADDDRSRDHDQSGDHDRSGDDANETDDDE; translated from the coding sequence ATGACTATTGACAACACGACCGAGCCGACGACCGGTACCGATTCCCGAGCGAGTGTTTCCCGACGATTTATCCTGGGGAGCATCGCCGCGACGAGCGCGCTCGCGAGTCTCCCCACGGGCGCGTTCGGACGACAAGACGACGCGGCGGGCGACCTCGAGACGATCGCCGAGTTCGAACCGCCCGCGCTCCCGGAGAATCTCGCGATCGACGAGCGGGGAACCGTCTACCTGAGTATGGGGCCGTCCGGCGAGATCCGCGCCGTCGACTCCGAGGGGAATCAGTCGTCGGTCGCGACGCTCGATACCGGCGATCAGGGGCTCCTACTCGGCGTTACCGTCCTCGACGGTACGCTCTATGCCGCGAACGGGTCGGGCCAGCGGGAGACGCACGGCATCTGGCGCGTCGATCCGGAGGACGGCGACCCCGAGCGGATCGCGTCGCTGTCGCCCGACGAATCGATGCCGAACGGGATCATGCCCGATCCCGCGACGTCGGACGCGCTGCTCGTCTCCGATCACCTCGGCGGCGCGATCTGGCGCGTGACGACCGACGGCGAAGCCGAGCCGTGGGTTTCGGATCCGTTGCTCGAGCCGGACATGGACGCCCAGACGCCGGTTGGTGCGGACGGGCTGGCCGTCCATCCGGACGGCGATGTCTACGTCGACAATCTCAACGCGGGATCGGTCATGCGAGTCCCGGTCGCGGATGACGGGAGCGCCGGAGAGGTAGAACAGGTCGTCCAGGACGAGGGTCTGGTCGGTGCGGACGGCATGACGATCGATGAGGACGGAACCCTCTACGTCGCGGTGAACGCGGCGAACGAGGTCGTCCGCGTGACGGACGATCAGGAAATCGAGACGCTCGCCGGCGGCGACCCCCTCGATTTCCCCGCGGACGTCCACTTCGGGACCACCGAGGAAACCGCGACGTCGCTGTACATCGCGAACTTCGCCTACGGGACCTTCCTCGAGGACGAGGCGGCCGCCGAACCGAGCCTCGCGAGAGTCGATGTCGGAACAGCCGGTTACTTCCCGGAGACCACCGGCGAAACGCCCGATACGGACGAGAGGGACGACAGCGCTGACGATGATCGATCCAGAGACCACGATCAGTCCGGAGACCACGATCGATCCGGAGACGACGCGAACGAGACGGACGACGACGAGTGA
- a CDS encoding HalOD1 output domain-containing protein produces the protein MEQSLAFDTDEVHERIVTGVAALEGTDPMELPPLFDAVDPDALGAVFAATESGQRRSGHVGFPYAGHQVRVEFDETGTPVVTID, from the coding sequence ATGGAACAATCCCTCGCGTTCGACACCGATGAGGTACACGAGCGGATCGTTACTGGGGTAGCTGCACTCGAGGGGACCGATCCCATGGAATTACCGCCGCTCTTCGACGCGGTCGATCCCGATGCGCTCGGCGCGGTGTTCGCAGCCACGGAGTCCGGCCAACGGCGGTCGGGACACGTCGGATTTCCGTACGCCGGTCATCAGGTGCGAGTGGAGTTCGACGAGACCGGGACCCCCGTCGTGACGATCGATTGA
- a CDS encoding MOSC domain-containing protein: MARLEGLRVYPVKGLDSIDLETAEVLEGGTVAHDREFALFDTDGDVLNGKRTDRVHDLDTDFDPETRELAIETRDGERQRFDLESDRETAAAWLSEFFDVELSLERDRSLGFVDRREMGPSVISTATLRTVADWFDELTVEGVRRRLRANVEVGGVEPFWEDRFVGADAPAFEVGGVRFEGVTPCGRCVVPQRDPDTGDPTPGFREQFVRRREETFPDWADAGAFDHYYSLMLIARVPEGDRGETLRVGDPVEIVNGER; this comes from the coding sequence ATGGCACGACTCGAGGGGCTGCGGGTGTATCCGGTGAAGGGACTCGACAGCATTGATCTCGAGACGGCCGAGGTCCTCGAGGGCGGGACCGTCGCCCACGATCGGGAGTTCGCGCTGTTCGACACTGACGGCGACGTACTCAACGGGAAGCGGACCGATCGAGTACACGACCTCGACACGGATTTCGATCCCGAAACGCGCGAGCTCGCGATCGAGACGCGCGACGGGGAACGGCAGCGATTCGACCTCGAGTCCGATCGCGAGACCGCAGCGGCCTGGTTGAGCGAGTTCTTCGACGTGGAGCTATCGCTCGAGAGAGATCGATCGCTGGGGTTCGTGGATCGACGCGAGATGGGGCCGTCGGTGATCAGCACGGCGACGCTGCGCACCGTTGCTGACTGGTTCGACGAACTGACCGTCGAGGGCGTTCGGCGACGGCTCCGAGCGAACGTCGAGGTCGGTGGCGTGGAGCCGTTCTGGGAAGACCGGTTCGTCGGCGCGGACGCGCCGGCGTTCGAAGTCGGCGGCGTCCGGTTCGAGGGCGTGACGCCCTGTGGCAGATGCGTCGTTCCCCAGCGCGATCCCGATACCGGCGATCCGACTCCGGGATTTCGAGAGCAGTTCGTTCGCCGCCGCGAGGAGACCTTCCCCGACTGGGCGGACGCGGGCGCGTTCGACCACTACTATTCGCTGATGCTCATCGCGCGCGTCCCCGAAGGCGATCGCGGCGAGACCCTCCGGGTGGGCGATCCGGTCGAAATTGTCAACGGCGAACGATAG
- a CDS encoding DUF5795 family protein has translation MSENRVVQGRMVTAKKLAEIVEGDSVMEVDSIEEADEECPACGGSVLAVTYMPSVTELVTGRKCQDCDWSETDRD, from the coding sequence GTGAGCGAGAATCGCGTCGTTCAGGGGCGAATGGTGACGGCCAAGAAACTCGCCGAGATCGTCGAGGGCGACTCCGTCATGGAGGTCGACTCGATCGAGGAGGCCGACGAGGAGTGTCCGGCGTGTGGCGGCTCCGTCCTGGCGGTGACCTACATGCCGTCGGTGACCGAACTCGTCACCGGCCGGAAGTGTCAGGACTGCGACTGGAGCGAGACGGATCGGGACTGA
- a CDS encoding response regulator, whose product MSNQSSPDPVSILLVEDNPGDVRLIEEAFKTAGFETVFHTFADGGSALDFLHEQVLCADDADVDLMLLDLNLPRTSGFEVLETLKNEPDLTSLPVIVLTSSEATEDIVRSYELCANAYLTKPSDPAEFAELGRAVEAFWIDEVTLPPVPS is encoded by the coding sequence GTGTCTAACCAGTCCTCTCCCGACCCCGTTTCCATCCTCCTCGTCGAAGACAATCCCGGCGACGTTCGCCTGATAGAGGAGGCGTTCAAAACGGCGGGATTCGAGACGGTCTTTCATACGTTCGCGGACGGTGGATCCGCCCTCGACTTCCTGCATGAGCAGGTGCTGTGTGCGGACGATGCCGACGTGGATCTCATGTTGCTCGATCTCAATCTTCCCAGAACGAGCGGATTCGAGGTACTCGAGACGCTCAAGAACGAGCCGGATCTCACGTCGCTACCGGTCATCGTCCTCACGAGTTCGGAGGCGACCGAAGACATCGTCAGGAGTTACGAACTGTGCGCGAACGCCTATCTCACCAAGCCGAGCGATCCGGCTGAGTTCGCCGAACTCGGCCGTGCCGTCGAAGCGTTCTGGATCGACGAAGTAACGCTGCCACCAGTACCCTCGTAA
- a CDS encoding DUF790 family protein yields the protein MLTKDLLRVSRAGGGYQPQFADREHRPLAARVIGTYQGHVGEPRATLENALTALEREAEDFKLVRGLAALVERETVAETETAIEPERARRAAFEAAEAVGVVTEDERAMAFIRASESVDASADDLEAALYADLEERQVVTAVESRWDPDDLIAQYNLSLAQTALFDATEVRVRSSDPKALISAIKRLRLMYEIHRVDDGSVDDDAGLSEREVIVTGPTHLFRATRRYGTRFARLLRTVAKADRWHLEATIDDRGTERTLELSHEDPVRVPDAEPIAEMSFDSGVEADFAARFTNLNLDWDLVREPEPLATGTRVMIPDFAFEYAPAGTGRGDASNESDVVGSNFRVYFEIMGFWTPEYVEKKLAQLAGLEDVAMLVAVDESLGVGEEIAARDHRAIPYSGTVRVKDVADVLREYERQLVAKSAARLPDALRPADDAVTVDALADRHGASPDALADKAFPEHERVGRTLVRPAVLESVADEIEPGMALADAEAILEAVDLTDSSAILSRLGYRVEWEGLAGGTLVER from the coding sequence ATGCTGACGAAGGACCTGCTTCGCGTCTCGCGGGCCGGCGGCGGCTACCAGCCGCAGTTCGCCGACCGCGAACACCGGCCGCTCGCCGCCCGCGTCATCGGCACGTATCAGGGCCACGTCGGCGAGCCGCGGGCGACGCTCGAGAACGCGCTGACCGCGCTCGAGCGCGAGGCCGAGGACTTCAAACTCGTCCGGGGCCTCGCGGCGCTGGTCGAACGCGAGACCGTCGCGGAGACGGAGACGGCGATCGAGCCCGAACGGGCCCGAAGGGCCGCGTTCGAGGCGGCCGAGGCCGTCGGCGTCGTCACCGAGGACGAGCGCGCGATGGCGTTCATCCGCGCGAGCGAATCGGTCGACGCGTCGGCGGACGACCTCGAGGCCGCGCTGTACGCCGATCTCGAGGAGCGACAGGTCGTGACCGCGGTCGAGTCGCGCTGGGATCCGGACGACCTGATCGCCCAGTACAACCTCTCGCTCGCGCAGACGGCGCTGTTCGACGCGACCGAGGTTCGAGTGCGCTCGAGCGATCCGAAGGCGTTGATTTCGGCGATCAAGCGGCTGCGGCTGATGTACGAGATCCACCGGGTTGACGACGGATCTGTAGACGACGATGCGGGACTCTCCGAACGCGAAGTTATCGTGACGGGACCGACCCACCTCTTTCGCGCAACCCGGCGCTATGGGACGCGCTTTGCGCGACTCCTGCGAACGGTCGCGAAGGCTGACCGGTGGCACCTCGAGGCGACGATCGACGACCGCGGCACCGAACGGACCCTTGAACTGTCCCACGAGGATCCCGTCCGGGTACCGGACGCGGAGCCGATCGCGGAGATGTCTTTCGACAGCGGTGTCGAGGCCGATTTCGCGGCCCGCTTTACGAATCTGAATCTGGACTGGGACCTCGTCCGCGAACCGGAGCCCCTCGCGACGGGAACGCGGGTAATGATCCCCGATTTCGCGTTCGAGTACGCTCCCGCAGGGACGGGCCGCGGGGACGCGTCGAACGAGTCTGACGTCGTGGGTAGTAACTTCCGCGTCTACTTCGAGATCATGGGGTTCTGGACGCCGGAATACGTCGAGAAAAAGCTCGCTCAGCTCGCCGGTCTCGAGGACGTGGCCATGCTAGTCGCCGTCGACGAATCGCTGGGCGTCGGCGAGGAGATCGCCGCCCGCGACCATCGAGCGATCCCCTACTCGGGAACGGTCAGAGTCAAAGACGTCGCCGATGTCCTCCGGGAGTACGAACGCCAGCTGGTCGCCAAGAGTGCGGCCCGCCTTCCCGACGCGTTGCGGCCGGCGGACGACGCCGTCACGGTTGACGCGCTGGCTGATCGCCACGGCGCGAGCCCGGACGCGCTCGCGGACAAGGCGTTCCCCGAACACGAACGAGTCGGTCGGACGCTGGTTCGCCCCGCCGTTCTCGAGTCGGTGGCGGACGAAATCGAGCCGGGGATGGCGCTCGCGGACGCCGAAGCGATCCTCGAGGCGGTCGATCTCACCGACTCGAGCGCGATTCTTTCGCGACTCGGCTATCGCGTCGAGTGGGAGGGGCTGGCCGGGGGGACGCTTGTCGAACGGTAA
- a CDS encoding DUF5806 family protein, whose product MPEDTHSSARSSASESDRFERLESAEYDRVNEFLRDRVAFTAREWAIARLGADFRTGTGIEMTTIGENLPDLVPFMDDQYTRQAVYQSRKSFEEKVRKAGATFLYGAYSDFFTADELDDIAYEATEVARFLIEVEGASLSHETEREAEERVKAAMEAVHRASLELRYDRCPNCGERLGEDAIESE is encoded by the coding sequence ATGCCCGAAGATACGCATTCATCCGCCCGGAGCAGTGCATCCGAGTCCGATCGGTTCGAGCGACTCGAGAGCGCCGAGTACGACCGCGTCAACGAGTTCCTTCGCGATCGCGTCGCCTTCACGGCCCGCGAGTGGGCGATCGCTCGCCTCGGGGCCGACTTTCGGACCGGAACCGGTATCGAGATGACGACCATCGGGGAGAACCTCCCCGACCTCGTTCCCTTCATGGACGATCAGTACACGCGTCAGGCCGTCTACCAGTCGCGGAAATCCTTCGAAGAGAAGGTTCGGAAAGCGGGCGCGACGTTCCTCTACGGCGCCTACTCCGATTTCTTCACGGCCGACGAACTGGACGACATCGCCTACGAGGCCACGGAGGTAGCGCGGTTCCTGATCGAAGTCGAAGGGGCCTCCCTCTCGCACGAGACCGAACGGGAGGCGGAAGAACGGGTCAAAGCGGCGATGGAAGCCGTTCACCGGGCGAGCCTCGAGCTCCGATACGACCGCTGTCCGAACTGCGGCGAGCGACTGGGGGAGGACGCGATCGAATCCGAGTGA
- a CDS encoding ribbon-helix-helix domain-containing protein, with product MSRSPSSDDVVADPDHSRLADGRTLERVTFRATGEQLAALESLVDADVYHSRSEALRAGVQQLLERHRSSETDRDDQ from the coding sequence ATGTCGCGTAGTCCGTCGTCCGACGACGTCGTCGCCGACCCCGACCACTCCCGGCTGGCGGACGGGCGGACGCTCGAGCGCGTGACGTTCCGGGCAACCGGCGAACAGCTCGCCGCCCTCGAGTCGCTCGTCGACGCCGACGTCTACCACTCCCGGAGCGAAGCGCTCCGGGCCGGGGTACAACAGCTTCTCGAGCGGCACCGTTCGTCCGAGACCGACCGCGATGACCAGTAG
- a CDS encoding IS5 family transposase gives MKREGFAVHTKLARFTSHVVSLAQKAVVGRPKPAVKRGDGGYADWVIVSIRGLKTYLDLPYRRLLDVLYEMPRIAGILDLEVTQLPDFTTVCARMQDLKMPLWRDVLRLSAELHETGEIQAIDATGMDRVAASQHYAKRTNYTFRAVKTTALIDCETGAILDIHCSMKQPHDTQIAWQLLTRNLDKLSILTADKGYDWELLRQKLRSEGVKPVIKHREFGWHGVANNVLLDDTTYHQRSNIESTFFALRRKYGEIVRARTWFGQFRELVLKCAVRNVELALDAATR, from the coding sequence GTGAAGCGGGAAGGCTTTGCTGTGCACACGAAGCTAGCCCGCTTCACTAGCCACGTTGTCTCGCTCGCCCAAAAAGCCGTCGTCGGAAGGCCAAAACCAGCCGTAAAACGCGGTGACGGCGGCTACGCCGACTGGGTGATCGTCTCAATTCGCGGCCTCAAAACGTATCTCGATTTGCCGTACCGGCGACTCTTGGACGTCCTGTACGAAATGCCACGGATTGCGGGAATTCTTGACCTAGAAGTAACTCAGCTGCCCGATTTTACCACCGTGTGTGCGCGAATGCAAGACCTCAAAATGCCGCTCTGGCGCGACGTTCTCCGGCTGTCGGCGGAGCTGCACGAGACCGGCGAGATCCAGGCAATCGACGCAACCGGCATGGATCGGGTCGCGGCGAGCCAGCACTACGCCAAACGGACGAATTACACGTTCAGGGCGGTGAAAACGACCGCCTTGATCGATTGCGAAACTGGTGCGATTCTAGATATACATTGCTCGATGAAACAACCGCACGATACACAGATCGCGTGGCAACTGCTCACGCGCAACCTAGACAAACTGAGTATTCTAACCGCTGACAAAGGCTACGACTGGGAGCTCCTTCGACAGAAGCTTCGGTCTGAGGGCGTCAAACCGGTGATCAAGCACCGCGAATTTGGCTGGCACGGCGTCGCAAACAATGTGTTGCTCGATGATACAACGTACCATCAACGATCAAATATCGAATCGACGTTTTTTGCGCTCCGGCGCAAATACGGCGAGATCGTTCGAGCGAGAACCTGGTTCGGCCAGTTCCGCGAACTCGTGCTCAAATGCGCCGTCAGAAACGTCGAACTAGCGCTTGACGCCGCTACCCGGTGA
- a CDS encoding DEAD/DEAH box helicase → MWVCPRLCPVTSTPADESIAIELRYEDGTIRIDSLEESSISPSSLRTAVPDLEADRRTDGFRVPAVRYADFRAALAETDAAVDDRVLDLESVSALESAYELRGYQTTALERWLETDRWGDAPTLASIGRAPAGVLELPTGSGKTVIALKAIERLSVPTLVVVPTIDLLEQWQRELEREFDRPIGRFGGGEQRLEAITVSTYDSAYLKADSVGDRFGLVVFDEVHHLGGEGYREIARLLAAPARLGLTATFERPDGAHEILEEIVGPLIHRVDVDELAGDHLANYDVKRLEVSLTANEREEYERYQDVFTDYLARSNIEMRSGSDYQELVKRSGSDPDAREALLARQRARELSFGSEAKLEALADVLDDHRGDRMIVFTAHNDLAYDVSERFLIPTITHQTGTAERREILERFREGTYMRIATSNVLDEGVDVPDANVAVVLSGSGSEREFIQRLGRILRPKSDGGRAILYEGPCLDA, encoded by the coding sequence ATGTGGGTCTGCCCCCGATTGTGTCCCGTGACGTCGACACCGGCCGACGAATCGATCGCGATCGAACTCCGGTACGAGGACGGAACGATCCGGATCGACAGCCTCGAGGAGTCATCGATCTCGCCATCGTCGCTTCGGACGGCCGTCCCCGATCTCGAGGCCGACCGGCGGACTGACGGCTTCCGCGTCCCAGCCGTTCGATACGCCGACTTCCGAGCGGCGCTGGCGGAGACGGACGCCGCAGTCGACGATCGCGTCCTCGACCTCGAGTCCGTGTCCGCTCTCGAATCCGCGTACGAACTGCGCGGCTATCAGACGACGGCGCTCGAGAGGTGGCTCGAGACCGATCGCTGGGGCGACGCCCCGACGCTCGCGTCGATCGGGCGAGCGCCCGCCGGCGTTCTCGAACTTCCGACGGGCAGCGGGAAGACGGTCATCGCGCTGAAGGCGATCGAACGGCTCTCGGTGCCGACGCTCGTCGTCGTGCCGACGATCGACCTGCTCGAGCAGTGGCAGCGCGAACTCGAGCGCGAATTCGATCGGCCGATCGGCCGCTTCGGCGGCGGCGAACAGCGCCTCGAGGCGATCACCGTTTCGACCTACGACTCGGCGTACCTGAAGGCCGATTCGGTGGGCGACCGGTTCGGTCTCGTGGTCTTCGACGAGGTCCACCACCTCGGCGGCGAGGGCTACCGCGAGATCGCGCGGCTGCTGGCCGCACCCGCGCGGCTGGGGCTGACTGCGACCTTCGAGCGGCCCGACGGCGCACACGAAATACTCGAGGAAATCGTCGGTCCGCTGATCCACCGCGTCGACGTGGACGAACTCGCCGGCGACCATCTCGCGAACTACGACGTCAAGCGACTCGAGGTCTCGCTCACCGCCAACGAGCGCGAGGAATACGAGCGGTATCAGGACGTGTTCACGGACTACCTCGCGCGCTCGAACATCGAGATGCGCAGCGGCTCTGACTATCAGGAACTCGTCAAGCGATCGGGCAGCGATCCCGACGCGCGCGAGGCGCTACTCGCACGCCAGCGCGCGCGGGAACTGTCATTTGGGAGTGAGGCGAAACTCGAGGCGCTCGCGGACGTCCTCGACGATCACCGCGGCGATCGGATGATCGTCTTCACGGCACATAACGACCTCGCGTACGACGTCAGCGAACGGTTTCTGATCCCGACGATCACCCACCAGACCGGCACGGCGGAACGACGGGAGATTCTCGAGCGGTTCCGGGAGGGAACCTACATGCGGATCGCGACATCGAACGTGTTGGACGAGGGTGTCGACGTCCCCGACGCGAACGTGGCGGTCGTGCTCTCGGGTAGCGGCAGCGAGCGGGAGTTCATCCAGCGACTCGGGCGGATCCTCCGCCCGAAATCCGACGGCGGACGAGCGATCCTCTATGAGGGGCCTTGTTTAGACGCTTGA